One Euphorbia lathyris chromosome 1, ddEupLath1.1, whole genome shotgun sequence DNA segment encodes these proteins:
- the LOC136211330 gene encoding transcription factor bHLH106, with the protein MYPQNSPDNSQLLRFLAENGVFNVAPYAFPAMQSLSSSSYPVEGGSVVTDHMTPQDKALAALNNHKEAEKRRRERINSHLDKLRNLLPCNSKTDKASLLAKVVERVRELKEQTEQIPGLESFPSKTDEINVYSGEYSSDGQLIFKASLCCEDRSDLLADIIEILKSLHLKTVKAEMVTLGGRMKNVLIVAAEKDHSIESVNFLQTALKSLVERNSNSAGDRSKRRRALDNNKYY; encoded by the exons ATGTATCCCCAAAACTCCCCGGACAATTCTCAATTGCTTCGATTTCTGGCCGAAAATGGAGTCTTCAACGTCGCTCCTTATGCTTTCCCGGCGATGCAAAGCTTATCTTCTTCGTCGTACCCGGTGGAGGGTGGTTCGGTAGTTACGGATCATATGACTCCACAAGATAAAGCTCTTGCTGCTTTGAACAATCATAAGGAAGCTGAAAAACGTCGCAGAGAGAGAATCAACTCTCATCTTGATAAGCTTAGGAACCTTCTTCCTTGCAATTCTAAG ACAGACAAAGCTTCACTTCTAGCAAAAGTAGTAGAAAGAGTGAGAGAATTGAAGGAACAGACAGAACAAATTCCAGGCCTGGAATCATTCCCATCGAAGACTGACGAGATAAATGTATACTCCGGGGAGTATTCAAGCGACGGACAGTTGATATTCAAGGCATCATTATGTTGCGAAGATCGTTCCGATCTGTTAGCAGACATAATAGAGATATTAAAATCACTCCATCTGAAGACAGTAAAAGCTGAAATGGTAACACTAGGTGGAAGAATGAAGAATGTTCTGATAGTTGCAGCTGAGAAAGATCATAGTATTGAGTCAGTTAATTTCCTGCAAACAGCTCTGAAATCTTTGGTTGAACGTAATTCTAATTCTGCAGGTGATAGATCAAAAAGACGAAGGGCATTAGATAATAACAAGTATTATTAG